In Humulus lupulus chromosome 6, drHumLupu1.1, whole genome shotgun sequence, a single genomic region encodes these proteins:
- the LOC133783211 gene encoding cytochrome P450 71D11-like, producing the protein MEMEIPSFPVLFFSIVVFMVMKMLLKNSQNSSSASKLPPGPWKLPIVGNIHQLIGPLIHQTLGDLAMKHGPLMYLRVGEVPTIVISSPEYAKEVMRVHDITFASRPSNLFARIIFHDCTDLAFAPYGEYWRQLRKIFMQELLSAARVQSFKPIREEEMFNFIESISSNLGDVINLNERLNMLMYNIISRAACGRTRSHNEEFLSVLMETTEVSIGFELADLFPSVKLFSQMSRSRPKLERLTQRAARIFEDIIHEHKQKMPIDRNGDGETDEDLVDVLLKFHDKDDLGFSLTSQNIYAIIFDIFGAGIETTATSVEWAMSEMMKNPRTMKKAQDEVREVFNKRGLVDETGLAEMNYLKSVVKESMRLHPIFPLLLPRESQEKCEINGYEIPAKTQTIVNSWVIGRDPRYWSEPESFKPERFLDSSIDSKGNNFDYLPFGGGRRICAGMSFGLHNVELSLALLLYHYDWILPNGMKHEDLDMTESFGATLKRKNALNLFPIACDHLSPTGKSQEKMN; encoded by the exons ATGGAGATGGAAATACCATCTTTCCCAGTCCTTTTCTTCTCCATCGTTGTGTTTATGGTgatgaaaatgctcttgaaaaatagTCAAAACAGCAGCTCAGCTTCTAAACTCCCCCCAGGACCATGGAAACTACCCATTGTGGGAAACATTCACCAGCTCATTGGCCCTTTAATCCATCAAACACTCGGAGATTTAGCCATGAAACATGGACCATTGATGTACTTAAGAGTAGGGGAAGTTCCAACCATAGTAATCTCATCACCAGAATATGCCAAAGAGGTGATGAGAGTCCATGATATCACATTTGCATCAAGACCCTCCAATCTTTTTGCTCGGATCATCTTCCATGACTGTACAGACCTGGCTTTTGCTCCTTATGGTGAGTATTGGAGGCAGCTCCGGAAGATTTTCATGCAGGAGCTTTTGAGTGCAGCAAGAGTTCAGTCCTTCAAACCCATTAGAGAAGAAGAGATGTTCAACTTTATAGAGTCGATTTCATCGAATCTTGGTGATGTTATCAATCTCAATGAGAGGCTCAACATGTTGATGTATAACATCATTTCACGTGCAGCATGTGGAAGGACAAGGAGTCACAACGAAGAGTTCTTGTCAGTATTGATGGAAACTACTGAGGTATCAATAGGTTTTGAACTTGCTGATCTGTTTCCTTCTGTTAAATTATTTTCCCAGATGAGTCGTTCGAGGCCTAAACTCGAGAGGCTTACACAAAGGGCAGCGAGAATATTTGAAGACATTATCCATGAGCACAAGCAGAAAATGCCAATAGACAGAAATGGTGATGGTGAAACAGATGAAGACTTGGTTGATGTTCTTCTGAAGTTTCATGACAAAGATGACCTTGGATTTTCCTTGACAAGTCAGAATATCTATGCAATAATCTTT GACATATTTGGTGCTGGGATTGAGACAACAGCAACATCTGTAGAATGGGCTATGTCAGAAATGATGAAGAATCCAAGAACAATGAAAAAGGCACAAGATGAGGTTAGAGAAGTCTTCAACAAAAGAGGATTAGTTGATGAGACAGGACTTGCTGAGATGAATTACTTAAAATCAGTTGTTAAAGAGTCTATGAGATTACATCCTATTTTTCCATTGTTATTGCCCAGAGAAAGTCAAGAGAAGTGTGAGATTAATGGTTATGAGATCCCTGCAAAAACCCAGACCATAGTTAATTCATGGGTAATTGGAAGAGATCCTAGATATTGGAGTGAACCTGAGAGTTTTAAACCAGAGAGGTTCTTAGATAGTTCTATTGACTCCAAAGGTAACAACTTTGACTATCTCCCATTTGGTGGTGGAAGGAGAATATGTGCTGGTATGTCTTTTGGTCTCCACAATGTTGAGCTTTCTCTGGCATTGTTGCTATACCATTATGATTGGATACTCCCCAATGGAATGAAACATGAAGATTTGGACATGACTGAGTCGTTTGGTGCAACCCTTAAAAGAAAAAATGCTCTAAACTTGTTTCCTATTGCTTGTGATCATCTGTCACCTACTGGAAAATCACAAGAAAAGATGAACTAA